Proteins from a genomic interval of Salinivibrio kushneri:
- the purN gene encoding phosphoribosylglycinamide formyltransferase has translation MKRIVVLISGSGSNLQALIDSVHQQHAQIAAVVANKANAYGLTRAEHAGIPAQVVANTDYASREEYDAALIRALDAYQPDLVVLAGFMRILTPGFVAHYAGRMLNIHPSLLPKYTGLHTHQRAIDAGDTEHGTSVHFVTEELDGGPVVLQARVPIFEDDDAESVAARVQQQEHRIYPLVVKWFVDGRLKMAEDSAWLDGQTLGPAGYAAEA, from the coding sequence ATGAAGCGCATTGTCGTATTAATTTCCGGCAGCGGCTCCAATTTGCAAGCATTGATTGATAGCGTCCACCAGCAACACGCACAGATTGCCGCGGTGGTCGCTAACAAAGCGAATGCGTATGGTCTGACGCGTGCCGAGCACGCGGGCATACCGGCTCAAGTGGTTGCCAATACCGATTATGCTAGCCGGGAAGAGTATGATGCGGCGCTCATTCGAGCGTTAGATGCCTATCAGCCCGATCTCGTCGTACTAGCCGGCTTTATGCGTATTTTAACCCCAGGTTTCGTTGCCCACTATGCGGGGCGAATGCTCAACATTCACCCCTCACTGCTTCCCAAGTACACCGGACTGCACACTCACCAGCGCGCGATTGATGCTGGCGATACTGAGCATGGTACATCGGTGCATTTTGTCACTGAAGAGCTCGACGGTGGGCCAGTGGTACTCCAAGCTCGCGTGCCTATTTTTGAGGACGACGACGCTGAGTCTGTCGCCGCGCGCGTCCAACAACAAGAGCACAGGATCTACCCACTGGTGGTCAAATGGTTTGTCGATGGCCGACTGAAGATGGCAGAGGACAGTGCTTGGCTTGATGGCCAAACGCTTGGACCAGCAGGTTACGCCGCAGAGGCCTAG
- a CDS encoding class II glutamine amidotransferase translates to MCELLGMSANVPTDICFSFTGLIQRGGKTGPHRDGWGITFYEGKGFRTFKDPAPSSQSKIAELVTSYPIKSCAVVSHIRQANRGGISLENTHPFTREIWGRYWTFAHNGQLSGFESLDTGHFKPVGDTDSEKAFCWLLNELFKHYPQQPDNMCEVFDFIASRCDRLRALGVYNMLFSDGDYVMAYCTNNLHWITRRAPFGQASLIDQEMTVDFHEQTTPNDVVTVIATQPLTNNECWHKMAEGEYCVFHFGEVYCHNHTSVS, encoded by the coding sequence ATGTGCGAGCTGCTTGGCATGAGTGCCAACGTCCCAACCGATATTTGTTTTAGCTTTACTGGCTTGATTCAGCGCGGCGGTAAAACGGGCCCGCATCGCGATGGCTGGGGGATCACCTTTTACGAAGGGAAAGGGTTTCGCACCTTTAAAGATCCGGCACCCAGTAGCCAATCCAAGATCGCAGAGCTGGTCACCAGTTATCCGATAAAAAGCTGTGCGGTAGTTAGCCATATTCGCCAAGCAAACCGAGGTGGGATAAGCCTAGAAAATACACATCCTTTCACTCGTGAGATCTGGGGACGCTATTGGACCTTTGCTCACAATGGGCAGTTATCTGGGTTTGAGAGCCTGGATACTGGGCACTTTAAACCTGTCGGGGATACGGACAGTGAAAAAGCCTTTTGTTGGTTATTGAATGAGTTGTTCAAGCACTACCCGCAACAGCCAGACAATATGTGTGAGGTGTTTGACTTTATCGCGTCACGCTGTGATCGTTTGCGCGCGCTGGGTGTCTACAACATGCTGTTTAGCGATGGCGACTATGTTATGGCTTATTGCACCAATAACCTCCACTGGATCACGCGCCGTGCCCCATTTGGCCAAGCCAGCCTGATCGACCAAGAAATGACGGTCGATTTTCACGAGCAAACCACGCCTAACGATGTGGTGACCGTGATTGCCACGCAGCCCCTTACCAACAACGAATGCTGGCATAAGATGGCTGAAGGAGAATATTGTGTGTTTCACTTTGGCGAGGTGTATTGCCACAATCATACATCGGTTTCTTAG
- the lpcA gene encoding D-sedoheptulose 7-phosphate isomerase yields the protein MYQDIIRGELTEAADVLTAFLSDDNNIQQIEKAAKLLADSFKASGKVLSCGNGGSHCDAMHFAEELTGRYRENRPGYPAIAISDPSHISCVSNDFGYEYVFSRYLEAVGMKGDVLFGLSTSGNSGNILNAIDVAKQKGIKTIMLTGKDGGKMAGLADIEIRVPHFGYADRIQEVHIKIIHILIQLVEKEMAA from the coding sequence ATGTACCAAGATATTATTCGCGGTGAGCTAACAGAAGCTGCCGATGTGTTAACAGCGTTTTTAAGTGATGACAATAATATTCAGCAAATCGAGAAAGCCGCGAAACTGCTGGCCGATAGCTTTAAGGCCAGTGGCAAGGTACTCTCTTGCGGCAATGGTGGCTCGCATTGTGATGCCATGCATTTTGCCGAAGAATTGACCGGGCGCTACCGAGAAAATCGTCCTGGTTATCCAGCGATTGCCATTTCAGATCCAAGTCATATTTCTTGCGTATCGAATGACTTTGGCTACGAGTATGTTTTCTCGCGTTACCTTGAAGCGGTGGGCATGAAAGGCGACGTATTGTTTGGGCTCTCCACATCGGGTAATTCGGGGAATATCCTCAATGCTATTGATGTTGCCAAACAAAAAGGCATCAAGACCATTATGCTCACGGGAAAAGACGGCGGCAAAATGGCAGGTCTCGCTGATATCGAAATCCGTGTGCCTCACTTTGGTTATGCGGATCGTATTCAGGAAGTCCATATCAAAATTATCCATATTCTTATCCAGCTAGTGGAAAAGGAAATGGCAGCGTAA
- the dxs gene encoding 1-deoxy-D-xylulose-5-phosphate synthase — translation MTLDISKYPTLALADTPEELRTLPRDHLPQLCEELRTYLLNTVSHSSGHFASGLGTVELTVALHYVYNTPFDHLVWDVGHQAYPHKILTGRRERMQTIRKKDGLHPFPWRGESPYDVLSVGHSSTSISAALGMAISAQKEGHNRRVVSVIGDGAITAGMAFEAMNHAGDVKPDMLVVLNDNEMSISENVGAMNNHFAQLLSGNVYTSIREGGKKVLSGAPPIKELVRRAEEHLKGMVVPGTMFEELGFNYIGPIDGHDVEELVKTLKNMRHLKGPQFLHVMTKKGKGYEPAEKDPIGYHAVPKFDPSVHTLPKSKPTSPTFSNVFGDWLCDMAAQDDKLLAITPAMREGSGMVRFSKAHPDKYFDVAIAEQHSVTLAAGMAIGTYHPVVAIYSTFLQRAYDQVIHDVAIMNLPVLFAIDRGGIVGADGQTHQGAFDLSYLRCVPNLVVMTPSDENECRQMLYTGHIHDGPAAVRYPRGSGIGAEIEQTMQAMPLGKGVIKRQGTRVAMLNFGTLLPHALDAAEALDATLVDMRFAKPLDEALLLEMANTHDYLVTVEENAIAGGAGSGVIEAMMRHGVIKPVLQIGLPDRFISQGTQQEMHAELELDGPGIEAQIQRYLAKLAE, via the coding sequence ATGACACTGGATATATCAAAATACCCGACTCTCGCTCTTGCTGATACGCCGGAAGAGTTGCGTACCTTACCACGCGATCACCTGCCGCAGCTTTGTGAAGAGTTACGGACCTACTTACTCAACACAGTCAGTCATTCAAGTGGCCATTTCGCGTCTGGACTTGGCACCGTAGAGCTGACGGTGGCGCTGCACTATGTCTATAACACCCCGTTCGATCATTTAGTATGGGATGTGGGCCATCAGGCGTATCCTCACAAGATCCTGACCGGACGACGTGAGCGCATGCAAACGATCCGGAAAAAAGATGGTTTACACCCCTTTCCGTGGCGAGGAGAAAGCCCTTACGATGTGTTATCCGTTGGCCACTCCTCCACATCCATCAGTGCCGCCCTAGGCATGGCCATCAGCGCACAGAAGGAAGGCCATAACCGGCGTGTGGTTAGCGTGATTGGCGATGGGGCGATCACCGCCGGAATGGCGTTTGAAGCCATGAACCATGCCGGCGATGTCAAGCCCGACATGCTCGTGGTACTTAACGACAACGAGATGTCGATTTCTGAAAATGTTGGCGCGATGAATAACCACTTTGCCCAACTCCTCTCTGGCAATGTCTACACCAGTATTCGTGAAGGCGGTAAGAAAGTCTTATCAGGCGCGCCGCCAATCAAAGAGTTGGTGCGTCGCGCGGAAGAACACCTCAAAGGCATGGTTGTCCCAGGCACCATGTTTGAAGAGCTGGGCTTTAACTACATCGGCCCGATTGATGGTCACGACGTCGAAGAGCTGGTCAAAACCCTCAAGAACATGCGCCACTTAAAAGGGCCGCAGTTTCTGCACGTGATGACCAAAAAAGGCAAAGGCTATGAACCGGCGGAAAAAGATCCGATTGGGTACCATGCCGTGCCTAAGTTTGATCCCAGTGTGCACACACTGCCTAAATCCAAGCCAACTAGCCCAACGTTCTCCAATGTGTTCGGTGACTGGCTATGTGACATGGCGGCGCAAGACGACAAACTTCTCGCCATTACCCCTGCAATGCGCGAAGGCTCGGGGATGGTGCGCTTTTCGAAAGCTCACCCAGACAAGTACTTTGATGTTGCCATCGCCGAGCAGCACTCGGTCACACTGGCCGCTGGCATGGCAATCGGTACTTACCACCCAGTCGTTGCCATTTATTCAACTTTCTTACAACGCGCGTATGACCAAGTCATCCACGACGTGGCAATTATGAACTTACCAGTGCTGTTTGCCATTGATCGTGGCGGGATTGTTGGCGCGGATGGCCAAACTCACCAAGGGGCTTTTGATTTAAGCTATCTACGCTGTGTTCCCAACTTGGTCGTGATGACGCCAAGTGACGAAAACGAGTGCCGTCAAATGCTGTATACCGGCCATATTCATGATGGGCCAGCGGCGGTGCGCTATCCTCGCGGCAGTGGTATCGGGGCAGAGATTGAACAAACGATGCAAGCGATGCCACTTGGCAAAGGCGTGATTAAACGGCAGGGAACGCGGGTAGCGATGCTGAACTTTGGCACCTTGTTGCCTCACGCATTAGACGCGGCTGAAGCGCTAGATGCCACCTTGGTTGATATGCGCTTTGCCAAACCACTGGATGAAGCTTTGCTGCTTGAAATGGCCAACACGCACGACTACCTCGTGACGGTAGAGGAAAATGCGATCGCTGGAGGGGCGGGCTCTGGCGTGATTGAAGCCATGATGCGCCATGGGGTTATCAAGCCTGTGCTGCAAATCGGTCTCCCCGATCGCTTTATCTCCCAAGGCACCCAACAAGAAATGCACGCCGAGCTTGAGCTTGATGGTCCTGGCATTGAGGCGCAAATCCAGCGCTATTTGGCTAAGTTAGCTGAGTAG
- the purM gene encoding phosphoribosylformylglycinamidine cyclo-ligase: protein MSGKQSSLSYKDAGVDIDAGNALVDRIKGVVKQTHRPEVMGGLGGFGALCSLPTKYKEPVLVSGTDGVGTKLRLALDANKHDTIGIDLVAMCVNDLIVQGAEPLFFLDYYATGKLDVDVAADVVTGIAQGCQQAGCALIGGETAEMPGMYSGDDYDVAGFCVGVAEKSAIIDGSQVSDGDALIGLASSGPHSNGYSLIRKILDVSQANLSDDLEGLPLIDHLLAPTRIYVKSVLALLEQTPVHAISHITGGGFWENIPRVLPDGTKAVIDNTSWQWPAVFNWLQEKGNVSDYEMLRTFNCGVGLVIALPQADADKAIALLNQAGETAWQLGHIAHATGDDAQVELKA from the coding sequence GTGAGCGGTAAACAATCATCTCTTAGCTATAAGGACGCTGGCGTCGATATTGACGCGGGTAACGCACTAGTCGACCGCATTAAAGGGGTAGTAAAACAAACGCACCGTCCCGAAGTCATGGGAGGTTTAGGTGGCTTTGGCGCGCTTTGTTCATTGCCAACCAAATACAAAGAACCCGTATTAGTCTCTGGTACAGATGGCGTGGGTACCAAACTACGTTTGGCGCTGGATGCCAATAAGCACGATACGATCGGCATCGATCTGGTTGCGATGTGCGTAAACGATCTGATCGTGCAAGGTGCTGAGCCTCTGTTTTTCCTCGACTACTACGCCACGGGCAAGTTAGATGTTGACGTCGCCGCCGACGTGGTGACCGGCATCGCCCAAGGCTGCCAGCAAGCAGGTTGTGCCCTTATCGGTGGCGAGACGGCAGAAATGCCGGGTATGTACAGCGGCGATGATTACGATGTGGCTGGTTTTTGTGTCGGTGTTGCCGAAAAATCGGCCATCATAGATGGGAGCCAAGTCAGCGATGGCGACGCCTTGATTGGCCTTGCGTCGAGTGGCCCACATTCAAACGGCTACTCACTGATCCGCAAGATCCTCGACGTCAGTCAAGCAAACCTGAGTGACGACTTAGAAGGCCTACCACTCATCGATCACTTGCTCGCTCCGACCCGCATTTACGTTAAATCCGTATTGGCCCTGCTTGAGCAAACCCCCGTTCACGCGATTTCTCATATCACAGGTGGCGGCTTTTGGGAGAACATCCCCCGCGTATTGCCCGATGGAACCAAGGCGGTGATCGACAATACCAGTTGGCAATGGCCGGCTGTGTTTAACTGGTTGCAAGAAAAAGGCAACGTCAGTGACTACGAAATGCTGCGCACCTTTAACTGTGGAGTGGGACTTGTGATTGCATTGCCTCAGGCAGACGCCGACAAAGCGATTGCCCTGTTAAATCAAGCCGGCGAAACCGCCTGGCAACTGGGCCATATTGCTCACGCGACGGGCGACGACGCACAGGTGGAGCTGAAAGCATGA
- the xseB gene encoding exodeoxyribonuclease VII small subunit, with translation MAVKKPENMTFEDTLKELDTIVGALESGELPLDTAMKRFERGIALTRQGQKTLADAEQRVEILLSQEDDGPLTEFSPQDDD, from the coding sequence ATGGCTGTGAAGAAACCAGAAAATATGACCTTTGAGGACACGCTCAAAGAGTTAGATACCATTGTCGGCGCGCTCGAATCCGGCGAACTTCCTCTCGACACCGCAATGAAACGTTTTGAGCGCGGCATCGCACTCACTCGTCAAGGGCAGAAAACCCTTGCTGACGCCGAACAACGCGTCGAGATCTTGCTCTCGCAAGAAGATGATGGGCCACTGACTGAGTTTTCTCCTCAAGACGATGATTAA
- the fadE gene encoding acyl-CoA dehydrogenase FadE produces the protein MATGLYIAAMLILAGVLAYHRAKLLVSTAVLAAGLVVGTIMGSVGEITWLIFAVIALPLNIVTFRRNWLSKPAFKAFKSVMPEMSATEKEAIDAGTVWWEADLFRGAPDWNKLHDIPAPTLSAEEQAFLDGPVNEVCRMVDDYQVTHELADLPEDVWQYLKDNKFFAMIIKKQYGGLEFSAYAQSLVLQKLSGVSGVLSSTVGVPNSLGPGELLQHYGTTKQKDHYLPRLAQGKEIPCFALTSPEAGSDAGSIPDYGVVTKGMWQGEEVLGMKITWNKRYITLAPVATVLGLAFKLRDPEHLLGDQDELGITCALIPTDLDGVEIGRRHFPLNVPFQNGPTQGNDVFVPMDFIIGGQKMAGQGWRMLMECLSIGRGITLPSNTTGGLKSAALATGAYARIRRQFKLPIGKMEGIEEPLARIAGNAYVMDAASALTVTGIDIGEKPSVISAIVKYHCTHRSQQGVIDAMDVVGGKGICLGPKNFLGRNYQGSPIAITVEGANILTRSMIIFGQGAIRCHPFVLDEIRASENSDQQAALAAFDKALFGHVGFVFSNVARAFWLGLTDGRLSKAPRKDATRRYYQQMNRYSAALALLADVSMAVLGGNLKRKERLSARLGDVLSQLYLASATMKRYADEGYQKEDLPLVHWGMQDAMYQAEQALDGFIANFPNKAIAGLVRALVFPLGKGRRQPGDRLDGKLAVILQSPSATRDRLGRGQYFEPGNAIGNIEKALHDILNAEPIHKKVCEGIGEKLPFMFLDQVADKGLSAGVITEQEAELLREAEQGRLETINVDDFDPSELPAASIKESKMHNAA, from the coding sequence ATGGCAACAGGGTTATATATCGCCGCCATGCTAATACTGGCCGGTGTACTCGCATACCATCGTGCCAAGCTGCTGGTATCGACTGCAGTGCTTGCAGCCGGGCTAGTTGTAGGGACAATCATGGGCAGCGTCGGCGAGATCACTTGGTTGATCTTTGCCGTGATCGCGTTGCCGCTCAATATTGTGACGTTTCGTCGCAACTGGCTCAGTAAGCCAGCGTTCAAAGCATTTAAATCCGTGATGCCGGAAATGTCAGCGACGGAAAAAGAAGCGATTGATGCGGGGACAGTCTGGTGGGAAGCGGATCTATTCCGTGGCGCGCCGGATTGGAACAAACTGCATGACATTCCTGCGCCCACGCTGAGTGCGGAAGAGCAGGCATTTTTAGATGGGCCAGTCAACGAAGTCTGCCGCATGGTGGATGACTATCAAGTTACCCATGAACTGGCCGATCTGCCTGAAGATGTTTGGCAATACCTGAAGGACAATAAGTTCTTCGCCATGATCATCAAAAAGCAATATGGTGGCCTAGAATTCTCTGCCTACGCGCAATCCTTGGTGCTGCAAAAACTGTCAGGCGTGTCTGGTGTGCTGTCATCCACCGTGGGGGTGCCGAACTCTTTAGGCCCAGGTGAATTGCTCCAGCATTACGGCACTACCAAGCAGAAAGACCATTACCTTCCTCGTTTGGCGCAAGGTAAAGAGATCCCTTGCTTTGCATTGACCAGCCCAGAGGCGGGCTCTGATGCAGGCTCGATTCCTGATTATGGTGTGGTCACCAAAGGCATGTGGCAAGGTGAAGAAGTACTGGGGATGAAAATCACCTGGAACAAACGCTATATCACCCTCGCCCCGGTTGCCACTGTGTTAGGTCTAGCATTTAAACTGCGCGACCCTGAGCACCTGTTAGGCGATCAAGATGAGCTTGGCATTACCTGTGCCTTGATTCCAACTGATTTGGACGGGGTTGAAATTGGTCGTCGTCATTTCCCGCTTAACGTGCCTTTCCAAAACGGTCCAACGCAAGGCAACGACGTCTTCGTACCGATGGACTTTATTATTGGTGGCCAGAAAATGGCAGGGCAAGGCTGGCGGATGCTGATGGAGTGCTTGTCAATTGGTCGCGGTATTACCCTGCCATCTAACACCACGGGTGGGCTAAAATCCGCGGCGCTGGCTACCGGAGCCTACGCACGCATCCGTCGCCAGTTCAAACTGCCGATTGGTAAAATGGAAGGGATTGAAGAGCCTCTCGCGCGCATTGCAGGCAACGCCTACGTCATGGATGCTGCCAGCGCGCTTACAGTGACGGGTATCGATATCGGCGAGAAGCCATCGGTGATTTCTGCCATCGTTAAGTATCACTGTACCCACCGCAGTCAACAGGGCGTGATTGATGCGATGGACGTTGTCGGCGGTAAAGGCATTTGTCTAGGGCCCAAAAACTTCCTAGGGCGCAACTATCAAGGATCGCCGATTGCCATCACGGTAGAAGGCGCCAACATCCTGACGCGCTCGATGATCATCTTTGGCCAAGGTGCCATTCGTTGCCATCCATTCGTGTTGGATGAGATCCGTGCCAGCGAGAATAGCGATCAGCAAGCGGCCCTTGCCGCATTTGATAAGGCCTTGTTTGGCCACGTTGGCTTCGTGTTTAGCAATGTTGCACGTGCTTTCTGGCTCGGCCTCACTGATGGTCGTTTGTCAAAAGCGCCACGCAAAGACGCAACACGCCGCTATTACCAGCAGATGAACCGCTACAGTGCCGCACTCGCGCTGCTTGCCGATGTCTCTATGGCAGTATTGGGCGGCAACCTCAAGCGTAAAGAGCGCCTGTCTGCGCGCCTTGGCGATGTGCTGAGCCAGCTTTACCTAGCGTCGGCCACCATGAAACGCTATGCCGATGAAGGTTACCAGAAAGAGGATCTGCCTTTGGTTCATTGGGGCATGCAAGACGCCATGTACCAAGCTGAGCAAGCACTGGATGGCTTTATCGCTAACTTCCCCAACAAGGCGATTGCCGGCTTAGTCCGCGCACTGGTATTCCCGCTGGGTAAAGGACGCCGTCAACCTGGCGATCGTCTCGATGGCAAACTGGCCGTCATTTTACAATCACCCAGTGCGACACGTGACCGCCTCGGTCGTGGTCAGTACTTCGAGCCTGGTAATGCGATTGGTAACATCGAAAAAGCGCTGCACGATATTTTGAACGCTGAACCTATTCACAAGAAAGTGTGCGAGGGGATCGGTGAAAAGCTGCCGTTTATGTTCCTTGACCAAGTCGCGGATAAAGGCTTAAGCGCCGGTGTGATCACCGAGCAAGAAGCCGAACTATTGCGAGAAGCGGAGCAAGGCCGACTTG
- the pomA gene encoding flagellar motor protein PomA, with the protein MDIATLIGIIGSFAFVIMAMLLGGTMNMYFDVPSVLIVIGGSLFVVLTKYTMGQFFGSFKIAGKAFMFKSDDPEDLIAKIIEMADAARKGGFLALEEMEVSNSFMQKGVDLLVDGHDADVVRATLHKDINLTEERHDHGIGFYSALADVAPAMGMIGTLIGLVAMLSNMDDPKAIGPAMAVALLTTMYGAMLANMVATPIANKLALRKEQEKLNRRLIMDGLLAIQDGQNPRVIDGFLKNYLNEGKREVDVDN; encoded by the coding sequence GTGGATATAGCGACGCTCATCGGCATTATCGGCTCGTTTGCATTCGTAATAATGGCGATGCTGTTGGGCGGCACCATGAACATGTACTTTGACGTACCATCGGTGCTGATCGTCATCGGGGGGAGCTTATTTGTGGTTCTCACCAAGTACACCATGGGGCAGTTCTTTGGCAGTTTTAAAATTGCAGGCAAGGCATTCATGTTCAAATCCGATGACCCAGAGGACTTGATTGCCAAGATTATTGAGATGGCCGATGCGGCGCGTAAAGGTGGCTTCCTTGCCTTGGAAGAGATGGAAGTGAGCAACTCGTTTATGCAAAAGGGCGTGGACTTGCTCGTCGATGGTCACGATGCCGATGTAGTCCGTGCCACATTACACAAAGACATTAACCTTACCGAGGAGCGGCACGACCATGGCATTGGCTTTTATAGTGCCTTGGCGGACGTGGCACCCGCGATGGGGATGATCGGGACCTTGATTGGGCTGGTCGCCATGTTGTCGAATATGGATGACCCAAAGGCGATTGGGCCAGCAATGGCGGTCGCCTTGTTGACCACCATGTACGGTGCGATGTTGGCGAACATGGTGGCGACCCCCATCGCCAACAAGCTGGCGCTGCGTAAGGAGCAAGAAAAATTGAATCGGCGTTTGATCATGGACGGCTTACTCGCGATTCAAGATGGACAAAACCCGCGTGTCATTGATGGCTTTTTGAAAAACTACCTCAATGAGGGTAAGCGTGAGGTGGATGTCGATAATTAA
- the upp gene encoding uracil phosphoribosyltransferase, with amino-acid sequence MKVVEVRHPLVKHKIGLMRERDISTKRFRELATEVGSLLTYEATSDFDTEIVTIDGWDGPVNVDQIKGKKVTVVPILRAGLGMMDGVLEHVPGARISVVGVYRDEETLEPVPYFHKLASNIDERMALVVDPMLATGGSMIATIDLLKEQGCQQIKVLVLVSAPEGIEALKKAHPDIELYTAAIDEKLDDKGYIVPGLGDAGDKIFGTK; translated from the coding sequence ATGAAGGTCGTGGAAGTAAGGCACCCGTTAGTCAAACATAAAATCGGTTTGATGCGCGAGCGAGATATTAGCACCAAACGGTTTCGCGAGCTTGCCACCGAAGTGGGCAGTCTGCTGACTTATGAAGCCACCTCTGACTTCGATACAGAAATAGTGACGATTGATGGCTGGGACGGCCCGGTTAATGTCGATCAAATCAAAGGCAAAAAAGTCACCGTGGTGCCTATTTTGCGTGCTGGGTTGGGCATGATGGATGGGGTGCTTGAACACGTCCCAGGGGCTCGCATCAGTGTCGTCGGCGTATATCGCGATGAGGAAACGCTCGAGCCTGTGCCGTATTTTCATAAGTTGGCGAGCAATATCGATGAGCGCATGGCCTTGGTGGTGGACCCGATGTTGGCGACCGGTGGCTCGATGATTGCGACCATCGACTTGCTTAAAGAGCAGGGCTGTCAGCAGATCAAGGTCTTGGTATTGGTCTCTGCCCCGGAAGGGATTGAGGCATTGAAAAAAGCGCATCCTGATATTGAGCTTTATACCGCGGCTATCGATGAAAAACTGGATGACAAAGGCTATATCGTGCCTGGACTGGGTGATGCGGGCGATAAGATTTTTGGGACCAAGTAA
- the ispA gene encoding (2E,6E)-farnesyl diphosphate synthase, with protein MINTVVHDALRETQTRSNQQLEAWLDTLSSQDQPLIQAMRHGLLLGGKRIRPFLTYATGQLFGVSLAQIDTPAVAVECIHAYSLIHDDLPAMDNDSLRRGQPTCHVAFDEATAILAGDALQTLAFTVLAEGPLNPAAEPYRIDMVKTLAAASGAAGMCLGQSLDLAAEGRAVDLEALKRIHHNKTGALIKGAVKLGAYAAGEAGVAHLHELERFADAIGLAFQVQDDILDITSDTQTLGKPQGSDVNADKSTYPALLGLAGAQEKAEQLYQEALHALEAIPYNTEQLEVFARYIIERNN; from the coding sequence ATGATTAACACTGTTGTACACGATGCGCTGCGCGAAACGCAAACCCGAAGCAATCAACAACTCGAAGCGTGGCTCGATACCTTATCCTCCCAAGATCAACCGCTTATTCAGGCAATGCGCCATGGTTTGCTCTTGGGGGGCAAACGCATTCGTCCCTTTCTAACCTATGCCACAGGACAGCTGTTTGGCGTGTCACTTGCGCAAATTGATACACCAGCTGTCGCGGTAGAGTGTATTCATGCCTACTCGTTAATTCACGACGATCTACCCGCCATGGATAACGACAGCTTGCGACGCGGGCAGCCAACCTGCCATGTTGCCTTCGATGAAGCCACCGCGATTTTGGCCGGTGACGCGCTACAAACACTGGCCTTTACCGTGTTGGCTGAAGGCCCACTCAATCCAGCGGCCGAGCCTTACCGTATAGACATGGTGAAAACCTTGGCCGCGGCCAGCGGGGCAGCAGGTATGTGTTTAGGACAATCACTGGATTTGGCTGCAGAGGGACGTGCCGTTGATCTTGAAGCCCTTAAACGGATTCACCACAATAAAACCGGGGCGCTGATCAAAGGGGCAGTAAAACTCGGCGCCTATGCAGCCGGCGAGGCAGGTGTCGCCCACTTGCATGAGCTTGAGCGTTTTGCTGACGCCATCGGTCTCGCTTTTCAAGTGCAGGACGATATTTTGGACATTACCAGTGACACTCAAACACTCGGGAAACCGCAAGGGTCAGATGTGAACGCGGATAAAAGCACCTACCCAGCACTACTGGGGCTAGCTGGCGCGCAGGAAAAAGCCGAGCAACTTTACCAAGAAGCACTACACGCCTTGGAGGCAATCCCCTACAATACCGAACAACTGGAAGTTTTTGCCCGATATATCATCGAGCGCAACAACTAG